A part of Patagioenas fasciata isolate bPatFas1 unplaced genomic scaffold, bPatFas1.hap1 Unplaced_295, whole genome shotgun sequence genomic DNA contains:
- the LOC139826826 gene encoding coiled-coil domain-containing protein 42-like gives MELLRAKKKLEALKKEHQKLSSQVQKHSIFKNYLEDVVKISPQFEDIQDVISRYKLLMRTRKDLQQSQEKDREMMEQAKVLLDQYEAEKAAEILQCRNELEQLQRRFVQAQSDVRFWVRNCGMGRGRSPRPGWVKPQGHGKAQWQTL, from the exons atggagcttttgagggctaagaagaaacttgaagccctgaaaaaggaacaccagaagctcagcagccaagtgcagaagcactccatcttcaaaaactacctggaggatgtggtgaagatctccccacag tttgaggacatccaggacgtcatttcccgctacaagctgctgatgaggacgcgcaaggacctgcagcagtcccaagagaaggacagggaaatgatggagcaagccaaggtgctcctggatcagtacgaggcagagaaagcagctgagatcctgcagtgccgaaatgagctggagcagctccaacgacgttttgtgcaggctcaaagtgatgtccgcttctgggtgaggaactgcgggatgggcaggggaagatctccaaggcctggctgggtgaagccacagggtcatggcaaggcacagtggcagactttgtaa
- the LOC139826825 gene encoding glutamine-rich protein 2-like has product MEEVTSRVTGQEEGWHRFQKELQRQMDCKLDRRELGAFREQQEERWKSLSGQLQKALQPERDDAAGIRKQLLPGFHCLSCDRPLHMLAPGP; this is encoded by the exons atggaggaggtgacgagccgggtgacgggccaggaggagggctggcaccggttccagaaagagctgcagagacagatggactgcaag ctggaccgccgggagctgggggcgttccgggagcagcaggaggagcggtggaagagcctcagcgggcagctccagaaggcgctgcagccagagcgtgacgatgccgctgggattaggaa gcagctgctgcctggtttccattgcctgtcctgcgaccggcccctccacatgctggcgcctggaccgtga